The stretch of DNA CAGCATGGTGCCCACCGCCGCGGAGGAGCGCGCGATGATGCTCAAGGCCATCGCGGGCGAGGTGTCCAACGCGCTCAACAAGATCGACGGCGTGCTGGAGTCCAACGTCATCGTCAACATCCCCGAGAACAATGATCTCACCCAGCCGGAGAACAAGCCGATGCCCTCCGCCTCGGTGATGATCCGCTACCGCCCCTCGGTGGAGGGCAAGGCGCCCGTGGAGGAGCCGCAGGTGAAGCAGTTCGTCGCCTCCGCGGTGCAGGAGCTCAAGCCCGAGGCGGTCACCGTGCTGCTGACGCCCTCCGTGTCGGCCTCGGCGGAGACCAGCCCCGAGAGCCGGCTCCAGGACGTGTTCGGCATGCGGATGACGGCGGCGAGCGCCAGCCAGTTCCGCGTGCTCATCGGCGTCGTCTCCCTGTTCGTGCTGGCCATCGTCGGCCTGGCGGCCTGGGTCTTCATGCGCGGAGGCTCCTCCAGCGGCGCGGCGGTGCGCGCGGCCCGCCCGCGTCCGCCGCAGGCCTGACCCTGTTTCTGGAGCGCACCCCCGCCCCGAGCCCCAGGCTCGCCAGGTGACCGTTGGATCAATTCTTCACCTCGCTCAACAAGCGCCAGACCATGTTGCTCCTGACCGCCATCACCTTTGGCGGCCAGGAGGGCGTGGCGGCGCTGGAGCACCTCTCCCAGGAGCAGGCCGAACTGCTCGGGCACCGCGCGCAGGGAATCATGCAGATTCCCCGCGAGAAGCGGATCCCCTTGCTGGTGCAGGAGCTCAAGCGGCTGGTGAAGGACCGGCGCGGCCAGCTGTGGAGCGCGGACCCGGAGCGGCTCGCCCAGCTCTTGCGGCGTGAGCGCGGGGCGCTGGTGGAGGTGGTGCTGCGCGCGCTGCCCTCGGGGCTCGCCGACGCGATGCGCGCCCATGTCCCGCAGCGGCCGGTGAAGCTGACGCGCGAGGTGCGCCCGCAGATCCTCGACATCGTCCGGTGGAAGCTGGAGGAGGGGCTGGCGCGCACCGCGGGGCCCCAGGCGAGCCTGAAGTTCACCGATGTGCTGCTGCTGCAGCCCCGCGAGCTGCTCACCGTGTGTGACCGGCTGGGCGCCCGGGTGCTCGGGCCCGCGATGGCGGGACTTCCCGACGCGGTGCGCGAGGGGCTCATCGCGGCCCTGCCGCCGGATCAGAAGCAGCTCGCCACCAAGTCCATCGCCGCCAATGCCCCGCGCAAGCTGCCCGAGGAGGAAGCCCAGGAGCAGCTCGCCGTGCATGACGGGCTGAGCAACCTCTCCGGCGCCATCCGCAGCGCGGGCGTGCAGCGGCTGGCGCGCGCGTGCGTGGCGCAGTCGGCGGAGTTCGCCGCGCGCATGCTGGAGCGGCACCGGGGCGATTTCGGCAGCCAGCTGGCGAAGTGGGTCCGGGACGAGCGCTCCAAGCCCAGCTCCCGCACCACGGATGGCGGCCGCGCGGACATCCTGGCGGACATGGAGCGGCTGGCGGTCCGGGGGCTCATCGAGCGCCCCGTGCGGCTCACCCCGCCGCGCCCCGTGCTGAACCCGCCGCCGGGCCGCGCCGCCCCGCAGGCCGCGCCCCGCCCGAGCGCCCCGCCGCCGCCGTCCTCCGCCGCCCCCTCCCGCAGGGACCCGATGGCCGAGCGCGAGGCCCGCCGCGCGGGCGCGGTGGCCTCCAACACCGGCGATGACGCGGTGCGCAGGGACCCGATGGCGGAGCGGGCCGCCCGGCGCGCCGGAGCGCTCTCCTCGGCGCGTGAGCCGTCGCGCGTCGTCGCTCCGGGAACCCGGGACGCGGCGGGGGTGCGCCGGGAGCCCGGGGCCGCCCCGCCTGCCCCACCGCGCGAGGCGGAGCGGGGCGTGGCCCGGAGCAGCGCCGGGGCCTCGGGCCCTCCGCGCGCGAGCTCCCGGGTCCCCTCGCCCCGCGCCGGGGCCCCGGGCGTTCCCCGCCGGGAGGTGCCGCCCGCGCGGGTTCCCCCTCGGGCCCCGGAGCGCGCCAGCGGCTCGGATCCGGAAGGCTCCCGCGTCATCAGCTCGCCCAGCATCCGCAGCGTCAGCCGGACCGGGATGCGGGCGGTGGCCTCCGAGGAGCCGGAGCGGCCTCCGCGGGTGTTGTCGGGCAAGCCCTCGGCGGCACCGCGCTCGGCGGATGGCTCACCAGGCGAGGGAAGGAGCCTCCCGCGCCGTCCCCCGTCTTCCCCGCCTCCTGGGAACTCCGGGCGTGGACCTCGCGGCGGATCGCGCTAGCATCCGGGGGACAAGGAGCGGTTCATGGCGATCGGCAAGGTAATCAAAGGAGACGTGACGCCGGACCCCGTCCCCGAGCGGTCCGCGCCGCGTCCCTCGCGCGCGGGCGTGATGAACGCCGACGTCTTCGAGGCGCGTCAGTCCGCCCAGGGCATCCTGGAGGAAGCGCAGCGCGAGAAGGAGCGCATCCTCGCGGAGGCGCAGCGTGAGCGCGAGGACGTGCTGGCCAAGGCGCGCGAGCAGGGGCGCCAGGAGGGCCTGGCCCAGGCAACGGAGCTGCTCCTGCGCGCCAAGATGCAGGCCGGGGAGATGCTCGCGGGCCAGGAGAAGGACGTCATCGCCCTGGCGTGCCGCATCGCCGAGAAAATCATCGGCCGGGACATCGAGCGCCAGCCGGAGCTGCTGGTGGACATGTGCGCCTCGGCCATCGAGCAGCTGCGCAGCGCGCGCGCCATGGTGCTCCGGGTGCACCCGAAGACCGCGCAGGTGCTGCGGGCGCGCAAGCCCGAGCTGATCGAGCTCATCGGCCGCGCGGTGGACCTGGCCATCCGCGAGGACGCGGACGTGGCGCCCGTGGGCTGCATCGTCCAGACGGAGTTCGGCACGGTGGATGCGCAGCTGCCCACCCAGTTCGAGATGCTCCAGAACGTGCTGCTGCCCGACCTCTCCAAGACGGAAGGACCGGCCTAGCCCATGGCGATCGACTTATCGCGCTACTACGCGCTGCTGAAGGACGCGTCGCTCGTCCGGGTGCGGGGGCGCGTCACCGAGCTGACGGGCCTCGTCATCAAGGCCAGCGTGCCCAACGTGCGCGTGGGCGAAGTGGTCTACATCAACAGCCGCATCCGCGGGAAGGTGAAGGCGGAGGTGGTGGGCTTCCAGGGCGATGAGGTGATGCTCATGCCGCTGGGCGAGCTGTACGGCATCGGTCCGGACAGCGAGGTGATTCCCACCGGCAAGCCGCTCACCATCAAGTGCGGGGAGGGGCTCCTGGGCCGCGTGCTCGGGGGCACCGGCGAGCCGCTCGACGGCAAGCCCCTGCCGGATGACCTCATCGACTGGTCGGTGGACCGGGACTGCCCGGACCCCTTCACGCGCATGCGCATCGAGCACCCGCTGCCCCTGGGGGTGCGCTGCATCGACGGCCTGCTGACGGTGGGCGAGGGCCAGCGCGTGGGCCTCTTCGCAGGCTCCGGCGTGGGTAAGTCCACGCTCATGGGGCAGATTGCCCGCAACACCAAGGCGGAGCTGAACGTCATCGCGCTGATCGGCGAGCGAGGCCGCGAGGTGCGCGAGTTCATCGAGGACGCGCTCGGCGAGGAGGGCCTCAAGCGCTCCGTGCTGGTGTGCGCCACCTCGGACCAGCCCAGCCTGGTGCGTCTGAAGGCCGCCTACGTGGCCACCGCCATCGCGGAGTACTTCCGGGAGCGCGGCGGCAACGTGATGTTCATGCTGGACACGGTGACGCGTCTGGCGCGCGCCCAGCGTGAAATCGGCCTGGCCGTGGGCGAGCCCCCGGCCCGCCAGGGCTACCCACCCAGCGTGTTCTCCATGCTGCCGCGCATCCTGGAGCGCACGGGCAACTCGGCCAAGGGCAAGTGCACCGCCATCTACACGTGCCTGGTGGCCGGTGGCGACATGGAGGAGCCCATCGCCGACGAGGTCCGCGGTATTCTCGACGGTCACTTCATCCTCAACCGTGCCCTGGGCGAGCGCAACCAGTGGCCCGCCATGGACGTGCTGGCCAGCCTCTCCCGTGTGATGAGCGGCATCGTCGCCAAGGATCACAAGAAGGCGGCCGGCAAGCTGCGCGAGACGCTCGCGACGTACGAGAAGCAGCGAGACCTGATCCTCCTGGGCGCCTACCAGTACGGCACGGACCCCCGGACGGACTACGCCATCGACAAGTACGACGCCATCATCGAGTACCTCAAGCAGGACACCCACTCGAACTCCACCTACGAGGAGACCGTCAACGGGCTCCTGGCCCTCTTCGAGGACTGAGGCGGGCCCGGGTTTCCGGGCTGGGTTTCCGGGCGGGGTTTTCCGGGTTAGGATGGGCGCCCCATGCCCCCGTACCGGTTAGAGACCCTCCTGGAGATGCGTGCCCGCGCCAAGGAGGAGGCGGAGCAGGCCTTCTCCGCGGCCATCAAGGCGCTGGAAAAGGAGAAGGCGGAGCTCAAGCGCCTGGAGGACGAGCTCGCGCGCCGCAAGGCCGAGCGCAAGGCGAAGGTCATGGCCTACCTCAACGAGGTGATGGCCAAGGGTGCCGGCATCAACGGCATGAACATGATGGCCCGCTTCGAGCAGCGCTTGAAGGACGAGGAGGCCCAGGTGGCGCTCGACATCGAGCGCCAGCGCGAGGTGGTGAAGGTGGCCGAGCGCACCGTGGAGCAGCGCCGGGCCCAGATGGCGGAGGCCGCCAAGGAGCTCAAGGCCATCGAGAAGCACAAGGAGAACTGGCAGAAGCAGATCAAGTACGAGCGGCAGCAGCGCGAGGAACTGACCCAGGAAGAAATCGGCAGTGCCTTGTTCCTGGCCCGCCAGCGCAAGTAATCTGGCCTCCTCCTTTCCGGGTGTGAAGAGATGAGCCGAGTCGAAGACGATCGCGACGCAGAGCGGATTGCCCAGCGCCTCATCCAGGAGCGGCAGCTGGCCGAGGCCAAGGGCAAGCAGCGCAAGGACGGGGAGACGGCCTTCTCGAAGCTGGTCCAGCAGTCCCAGACGGACAAGGGACAGACCCAGCAGAAGCAGGAGACGAAGC from Stigmatella aurantiaca encodes:
- a CDS encoding type III secretion protein; amino-acid sequence: MNHLSHARVLPLVALLFVTGCSIDLQHGLTEQDANEIYVLLSKNGINAVKLKEGEGQDVQFSIQVPKADAAQAAELLRANSLPRPMEKGFNHFAKGSMVPTAAEERAMMLKAIAGEVSNALNKIDGVLESNVIVNIPENNDLTQPENKPMPSASVMIRYRPSVEGKAPVEEPQVKQFVASAVQELKPEAVTVLLTPSVSASAETSPESRLQDVFGMRMTAASASQFRVLIGVVSLFVLAIVGLAAWVFMRGGSSSGAAVRAARPRPPQA
- a CDS encoding FliH/SctL family protein; protein product: MAIGKVIKGDVTPDPVPERSAPRPSRAGVMNADVFEARQSAQGILEEAQREKERILAEAQREREDVLAKAREQGRQEGLAQATELLLRAKMQAGEMLAGQEKDVIALACRIAEKIIGRDIERQPELLVDMCASAIEQLRSARAMVLRVHPKTAQVLRARKPELIELIGRAVDLAIREDADVAPVGCIVQTEFGTVDAQLPTQFEMLQNVLLPDLSKTEGPA
- the sctN gene encoding type III secretion system ATPase SctN is translated as MAIDLSRYYALLKDASLVRVRGRVTELTGLVIKASVPNVRVGEVVYINSRIRGKVKAEVVGFQGDEVMLMPLGELYGIGPDSEVIPTGKPLTIKCGEGLLGRVLGGTGEPLDGKPLPDDLIDWSVDRDCPDPFTRMRIEHPLPLGVRCIDGLLTVGEGQRVGLFAGSGVGKSTLMGQIARNTKAELNVIALIGERGREVREFIEDALGEEGLKRSVLVCATSDQPSLVRLKAAYVATAIAEYFRERGGNVMFMLDTVTRLARAQREIGLAVGEPPARQGYPPSVFSMLPRILERTGNSAKGKCTAIYTCLVAGGDMEEPIADEVRGILDGHFILNRALGERNQWPAMDVLASLSRVMSGIVAKDHKKAAGKLRETLATYEKQRDLILLGAYQYGTDPRTDYAIDKYDAIIEYLKQDTHSNSTYEETVNGLLALFED
- a CDS encoding flagellar assembly protein FliH; the encoded protein is MPPYRLETLLEMRARAKEEAEQAFSAAIKALEKEKAELKRLEDELARRKAERKAKVMAYLNEVMAKGAGINGMNMMARFEQRLKDEEAQVALDIERQREVVKVAERTVEQRRAQMAEAAKELKAIEKHKENWQKQIKYERQQREELTQEEIGSALFLARQRK